In Cicer arietinum cultivar CDC Frontier isolate Library 1 chromosome 1, Cicar.CDCFrontier_v2.0, whole genome shotgun sequence, one DNA window encodes the following:
- the LOC101490201 gene encoding photosynthetic NDH subunit of subcomplex B 3, chloroplastic: MSLLQLKLTPYHALTSLSHSSHKFRPNNRTLLLARTKVRAIGTVPERDSQTTDSNDPPSVGFAFVSSVLLPDGTPDVHYRSASGGQKLRNIMLDSNIELYGPYGRILLNCAGGGTCATCMVEVLEGKELLSPRTDKEKEKLKRKPKNWRLACQTTVGEPDSTGVVVIQQLPEWKGHEWKYEKFDDESAESS; this comes from the exons ATGTCACTCCTCCAACTCAAACTAACCCCTTATCATGCATTAACCTCTCTCTCTCATTCCTCTCATAAATTCAGACCCAACAACAGAACACTACTCCTTGCGAGAACCAAAGTTAGAGCAATTGGCACTGTCCCTGAGAGGGATTCACAAACCACGGACTCTAATGACCCACCTTCTGTCGGCTTTGCATTTGTCAGT TCTGTTTTGCTACCAGATGGAACACCAGATGTGCACTATCGTTCTGCTAGTGGTGGCCAGAAGCTTAGGAACATAATGCTCGATTCTAATATTGAACTTTATGGACCCTAT GGCCGAATTTTGTTAAATTGTGCAGGGGGTGGAACTTGTGCAACGTGTATGGTAGAG GTTCTTGAAGGAAAGGAGCTTTTGAGTCCTCGAACTgacaaagagaaagaaaaactaAAGAGG AAACCAAAGAATTGGAGATTAGCATGTCAAACAACTGTGGGTGAACCAGATTCCACTGGGGTG GTTGTGATTCAACAACTACCCGAGTGGAAAGGACATGAATGGAAATATGAGAAGTTTGATGATGAGTCGGCAGAGTCTTCCTGA